One genomic window of Bradyrhizobium sp. B124 includes the following:
- a CDS encoding FMN-binding negative transcriptional regulator translates to MYTPPPFKPDRAASLAFAEARGFGIVCACDGGKPIASALPFYLTYAADGTPRALFHVARHNPLVKLANGSPWLLAVTGADAYVSPDWYVSPDQVPTWLYQAVHLTGPVRTLSDEELAVQIDVLSAKFEDRLLPKKPWVSGKMTAARLEAMKKAIVGLEMMVEEVEGSFKLNQHKSETDFAAVGNTLALQAEAGARDIAALMREVRPQAFAMVQAEMTALPRSE, encoded by the coding sequence CGCGCGGTTTCGGCATCGTCTGCGCGTGCGACGGCGGCAAGCCGATCGCCTCTGCGCTGCCGTTTTATTTGACCTACGCCGCCGACGGTACGCCGCGGGCGCTGTTTCATGTTGCCCGTCACAATCCGCTGGTAAAGCTGGCGAACGGGAGCCCGTGGCTGCTGGCCGTCACCGGCGCGGATGCCTATGTGTCGCCGGACTGGTATGTGTCGCCCGATCAGGTGCCGACCTGGCTCTATCAGGCCGTTCATCTGACCGGGCCGGTGCGGACCCTGTCGGACGAGGAACTTGCCGTTCAGATCGACGTGCTGAGCGCCAAGTTCGAGGACCGGCTGCTGCCGAAAAAGCCGTGGGTGTCGGGCAAGATGACCGCCGCGCGGCTGGAAGCCATGAAGAAGGCCATCGTGGGCCTCGAGATGATGGTGGAAGAGGTGGAGGGCAGCTTCAAGCTGAACCAGCACAAGTCTGAAACCGATTTCGCGGCGGTCGGCAACACGCTCGCATTGCAGGCCGAAGCCGGTGCCCGGGACATCGCGGCTTTGATGCGCGAAGTGCGCCCGCAGGCTTTCGCGATGGTACAGGCCGAGATGACTGCGCTTCCGAGGAGCGAGTAA
- the argC gene encoding N-acetyl-gamma-glutamyl-phosphate reductase produces the protein MMKKKIGILGASGYTGADAVRLLARHPNAEITALTANTHAGKAMSEVFPHFFMLDLPKLVEWEKVDWTRLDAAFCGLPHGTTQEIIAAVLKANPRIKILDMSADFRLRNKDSYAQWYGHEHRALELQDEAVYGLTELYREKVTAARLVACPGCYPTAVLLALVPLAKAKLIDVDEIIIDAKSGVTGAGRGLKQNTLFSEAGEGLSPYSIGSHRHSAEIEQEIGAAAGSAVTVNFTPHLIPMARGEFCTSYVKLNGATPDDLRAELEKAYANEPFVYVTKKGVLPQTQNVRGSNYVQIGVVADRIKNRAIVLSTLDNLVKGSAGQAIQNMNLMFGLPETTGLEQIALFP, from the coding sequence ATGATGAAGAAGAAAATCGGAATTTTGGGCGCGTCCGGCTACACCGGCGCCGACGCGGTGCGCCTGTTGGCGCGGCACCCGAATGCCGAAATCACCGCGCTTACCGCCAACACCCATGCCGGCAAGGCGATGAGCGAGGTGTTTCCTCACTTCTTCATGCTCGACCTGCCAAAACTCGTGGAATGGGAAAAAGTCGACTGGACGCGGCTCGATGCCGCGTTCTGCGGACTGCCGCATGGGACGACGCAAGAGATCATCGCCGCGGTGCTGAAAGCCAATCCCAGAATCAAGATCCTCGATATGTCCGCGGATTTCCGGCTGCGCAACAAAGACAGCTACGCGCAATGGTACGGCCATGAGCACCGGGCGCTCGAATTGCAGGACGAGGCCGTCTATGGGCTGACCGAACTCTACCGGGAGAAGGTCACGGCCGCGCGGCTGGTGGCCTGTCCCGGCTGCTATCCGACGGCGGTGCTGCTGGCGCTTGTTCCGCTGGCGAAGGCAAAGCTGATTGACGTCGACGAGATCATCATCGACGCAAAGTCGGGCGTCACCGGCGCCGGACGCGGACTGAAGCAGAACACGCTGTTCAGCGAGGCCGGCGAAGGTTTGTCGCCCTATTCGATCGGAAGCCATCGACACTCGGCGGAGATCGAGCAGGAGATCGGCGCAGCCGCTGGCTCGGCTGTGACAGTGAACTTCACCCCGCATCTCATTCCGATGGCGCGCGGTGAGTTCTGCACATCCTATGTCAAGCTCAACGGGGCTACGCCCGACGATTTGCGCGCCGAGCTGGAAAAGGCCTACGCCAACGAGCCGTTCGTATATGTGACGAAGAAGGGCGTGCTGCCACAGACGCAGAACGTGCGCGGTTCGAATTACGTTCAGATCGGCGTCGTCGCCGACCGGATCAAGAACCGCGCCATCGTGCTCTCGACGCTCGATAATCTTGTGAAGGGGTCGGCCGGACAGGCGATCCAGAATATGAACCTGATGTTCGGCTTGCCCGAAACCACCGGGCTGGAGCAGATCGCGCTGTTTCCGTGA
- the argC gene encoding N-acetyl-gamma-glutamyl-phosphate reductase has product MTVTDTNQPKTKSGATRATVFVDGASGTTGLGIQERLHAIGDVAVKHIADDKRKDAGAKRALMEEVDLVILCLPDDAAKETVALIDTMGSAAPKVLDASTAYRVAPDWAYGFAELAPDQADKIRNAQKVSNPGCYPTGAIALLRPIVDAGLLPADYPVTVNAVSGYSGGGKSMIASFEDGSAPAFELYGLGFEHKHVPEMQLYSHLTRRPIFIPSVGNYRQGMLVSVPLQLDTLPGKPTGADLQAVLAKWYAGSKHVSAMPLQNEAAKGGRIEPEALNETNQLELYVFASDKHRQAVLVARLDNLGKGASGAAVQNMRLMLGLADS; this is encoded by the coding sequence ATGACCGTCACCGATACCAACCAGCCGAAAACCAAGAGCGGTGCGACCAGGGCCACCGTGTTCGTCGACGGGGCGTCCGGCACCACCGGCCTCGGTATCCAGGAGCGGCTGCACGCGATCGGCGACGTCGCTGTCAAGCACATCGCCGACGACAAGCGGAAGGACGCAGGCGCCAAGCGTGCGCTGATGGAGGAGGTGGATCTCGTGATCCTCTGCCTGCCTGACGATGCCGCCAAGGAGACCGTCGCGCTGATCGACACGATGGGCAGTGCCGCTCCGAAGGTGCTCGATGCGTCGACCGCCTATCGCGTCGCGCCCGACTGGGCCTACGGTTTCGCGGAGCTCGCGCCCGACCAGGCCGACAAGATCCGCAACGCGCAGAAGGTCTCCAATCCGGGCTGCTATCCGACCGGTGCGATCGCGCTGCTGCGGCCGATCGTCGATGCCGGCCTGCTGCCCGCGGATTATCCCGTCACCGTCAACGCGGTGAGCGGCTATTCGGGCGGCGGCAAGTCGATGATCGCGAGCTTCGAGGATGGCTCGGCGCCGGCCTTCGAGCTCTATGGCCTCGGCTTCGAGCACAAGCACGTGCCGGAGATGCAGCTTTACTCGCATCTGACGCGGCGGCCGATCTTCATCCCGTCGGTCGGCAACTACCGGCAGGGCATGCTGGTCTCGGTGCCGCTGCAGCTCGACACGTTGCCGGGCAAGCCGACCGGCGCCGACCTGCAGGCTGTTCTGGCGAAGTGGTATGCCGGCAGCAAACACGTCTCGGCGATGCCGCTGCAAAACGAAGCGGCCAAGGGCGGGCGGATCGAGCCGGAGGCACTCAACGAGACCAACCAGCTCGAGCTTTATGTGTTCGCCAGCGACAAGCACCGCCAGGCCGTGCTGGTCGCCCGGCTCGACAATCTGGGCAAGGGCGCCTCGGGTGCCGCGGTGCAGAACATGCGGCTGATGCTCGGACTGGCCGACAGCTGA
- a CDS encoding class I SAM-dependent methyltransferase, whose protein sequence is MDDATLQFYRRNAEAYAGWAKAPSTRLIGFLKLLPPGGAILELGCGAGNHAAVMLAEGFVLRATDGSPEMADVAARRINHPVEAMLFDELEDLEAYDGVWASACLLHVPRDELAGILSRIHRALKPGGIFYASYKIGHGDGRDSIGRYYNYPAADWLAATYAASGAWVQVSSDTSEIKSFDEAPATMLHIVVRKAVA, encoded by the coding sequence GTGGATGACGCCACGCTGCAATTCTACCGGCGCAATGCCGAGGCCTATGCCGGGTGGGCGAAAGCGCCGTCCACCCGGCTGATCGGCTTTCTCAAGCTGCTGCCGCCGGGCGGCGCGATCCTCGAACTCGGCTGCGGTGCCGGCAATCATGCCGCCGTCATGCTTGCCGAAGGCTTCGTGCTGCGCGCGACCGACGGGTCCCCCGAGATGGCTGACGTCGCGGCGCGGCGCATCAACCATCCCGTCGAGGCGATGCTGTTCGATGAACTCGAGGACCTGGAGGCCTATGACGGCGTCTGGGCCAGCGCCTGCCTGCTGCACGTGCCGCGCGACGAATTGGCCGGCATCCTCAGTCGCATCCATCGCGCGCTGAAACCCGGCGGCATCTTCTACGCGAGCTACAAGATCGGCCATGGCGATGGCCGCGACAGCATCGGCCGCTACTACAATTATCCCGCGGCCGACTGGCTGGCGGCGACCTACGCCGCGTCAGGGGCGTGGGTCCAGGTCTCGTCCGACACCAGCGAGATCAAGAGTTTCGACGAGGCGCCCGCAACGATGCTGCATATCGTGGTGCGCAAGGCTGTGGCGTAA
- a CDS encoding toll/interleukin-1 receptor domain-containing protein, which produces MNEEQFHIPPGPDDPVQIFVSYAHDDNSVPPGLEPEKGFVTVLISHLEYILTRRGHPRPKIWWDQRRIDKADRFDNIIQEAIKRSSLLLVVMSTNWLSRPWCRKELELFAKRQDSTEHMVLVRANHVEPAEHPDELQNIEGYDFFSLDEWREPGNERFFVDQGEICDKLFTKRVSELGSVVWRRASNVRRKIVPPQPLSLAPASVARISSLREPRTIYLAKPAPDTAVVYDRIANDLMREGYQVVPPIGENIPAEAAARALQFVDSALESAEASIHLLGDKPGYKPDELDHIVPLQLARAGERAKLHPTNPNGARFTRIVWAPKSPEDDCRFPAAALREPITVLDRFDHHCEGDQLYGDVFSAFQSYLKRELERRVPPSRTDSIEQESFGSRIYVWHRKDDREFARKVRKWLRDHDAEAILPGNDEDPDRDKLHRQNLADCSAVFLCWAQATDVWAKMSASQLRSWRDLGRKERFSVRGLVLGPPPGESKSEDDMPLPSEIDEVLDLSHDNQLMLDRLQQLLDRSRASHLR; this is translated from the coding sequence ATGAACGAGGAACAGTTTCACATTCCGCCCGGTCCTGACGATCCGGTCCAGATATTCGTTTCATACGCGCACGACGACAACAGCGTCCCGCCAGGGCTGGAACCGGAGAAGGGGTTCGTGACGGTCCTGATCAGCCATCTTGAATATATTCTCACGCGGCGGGGCCATCCGAGGCCGAAGATCTGGTGGGATCAGCGACGCATCGACAAGGCGGATCGCTTCGACAACATCATTCAGGAGGCGATCAAGCGGTCATCGCTGCTGCTGGTCGTGATGTCGACGAACTGGCTGTCCCGACCCTGGTGTCGCAAGGAACTGGAACTGTTCGCAAAGCGGCAGGACAGCACTGAACACATGGTTCTCGTGCGCGCCAACCACGTCGAGCCGGCCGAGCATCCCGATGAACTGCAGAATATTGAGGGATACGACTTCTTCAGTCTCGACGAGTGGCGAGAGCCCGGCAATGAACGTTTCTTCGTTGATCAGGGTGAGATCTGCGACAAGTTGTTCACCAAGCGTGTCTCCGAGCTTGGAAGCGTCGTCTGGCGCAGGGCGAGTAACGTTCGAAGGAAGATCGTCCCGCCACAGCCACTGTCGCTTGCGCCAGCGAGCGTGGCCAGGATCAGTTCCCTCCGGGAACCGCGAACGATCTATCTCGCCAAGCCCGCTCCGGATACGGCGGTGGTCTATGACCGTATTGCCAACGACTTGATGCGCGAGGGGTACCAGGTCGTGCCGCCCATCGGCGAGAATATTCCAGCGGAAGCGGCGGCGCGGGCCCTTCAGTTCGTGGACAGCGCGCTCGAGTCCGCCGAAGCATCGATTCACCTGCTCGGCGACAAGCCAGGATACAAGCCCGATGAATTGGATCACATCGTCCCGTTGCAGCTCGCGCGGGCCGGAGAACGGGCCAAGTTGCACCCCACCAATCCTAACGGCGCACGGTTCACCAGGATCGTGTGGGCGCCCAAATCGCCTGAGGACGATTGTCGATTTCCGGCGGCAGCGTTGCGTGAACCGATCACGGTGCTCGACAGATTTGACCACCATTGCGAGGGGGATCAACTCTACGGCGATGTTTTCAGCGCGTTTCAGAGCTACCTGAAGCGAGAACTCGAACGGCGCGTTCCTCCGAGCCGGACCGACAGCATCGAGCAGGAGAGCTTTGGCTCGCGGATCTACGTTTGGCACCGCAAGGACGACCGCGAATTCGCGCGCAAGGTTCGCAAATGGCTGCGCGACCATGATGCCGAAGCGATCCTGCCCGGCAATGACGAGGATCCGGACCGGGACAAGCTCCATCGCCAGAATCTCGCCGATTGCAGCGCCGTCTTTCTGTGCTGGGCACAGGCGACCGACGTCTGGGCGAAAATGTCCGCCAGTCAGCTGCGGAGCTGGCGGGACCTTGGCCGGAAGGAAAGGTTCTCCGTCCGGGGACTGGTGCTCGGCCCGCCGCCGGGGGAGAGCAAGTCCGAGGACGACATGCCGTTGCCGTCCGAGATCGACGAGGTCCTCGACTTGTCGCATGACAACCAGCTGATGCTCGATCGGCTTCAGCAGTTGCTCGATCGCTCGCGCGCCAGTCACCTGCGATGA
- a CDS encoding tetratricopeptide repeat protein, producing the protein MSWVRHGLSNDQPFPGLRPFDHEDHAFFFGRRSQIASLYGLLDRSRFVAVIGSSGSGKSSLTRAGLLPVLEEENEQSRSGKWAWCSMRPGDAPLASLADALAQLADSRDVGGTTSDIRRHHIEYQLGRSSFGLADAVSEAGVGADEKFVLVVDQFEELFRYADRPSETEADRLRDATSRSEAKRFVELLMEGRRSADRDIRVLITMRSDFIGACSDFPGLPEAVSATQFLVPGLELDQIEQIITEPIKRAGATIDPALVQQLLTDAQGEPDQLPVLQHCLLQLWQQAGVVASQPSEQAPAGDAPAEPGEGHPSLARHIDPGCYVAVGKMSGALSVHAEKLLPKLREEAVGAVFRALSDIKDGRAIRRALSYAQLRDECGVPDEELRRIVDLFRADDCSFLVTSPAGIANVTDDTVIDIGHEALLRRWERIRGLPGATGDAGDKMPIGWLAQEQKDGRKYQMLLSMLDGDRRSNKVEGIERHWDWWRKGSRTPKWAERYGGNFASVEDMLRRGLAYQRRSLWLTGSMAVAGGVLVLWVGYLQYRNHVDTAERATQQARADENRRLADQNFARSISNAQAFLDRTLAALNAGDMKIAAAVSMEEAAQAAVNNIQEAEGQSAVQSGFDPSPETLSLEIKLDNTATDILIRSKNSEDEARKRATRALQLAEKLVVLQPNSDGAQGLLYETKFRSADVLAEKQPQAALALYREAREIAQKLADKSPGDGERQYHLAFSTVKIGEVFRDDQKYGEARQQFELALPIADKLAVDHPDNPVWAAYAPNTMSKLAGVMARQSPPDLDRALQLYDAALKRQNGLAERFPTNSVVISNRITTRRGRAEVLARKGEWARASAEFEEVVAGRETLVDADRNNMTSLEYLAMDYERAVSLLFGQLDAGAGEASLPTADLLNKAVTVETKAHDAWLKLTKVDPKNSNWQKSLTESGKRRDALNLRLDAIKAPQEAARQ; encoded by the coding sequence ATGAGCTGGGTACGGCACGGTCTTTCCAATGATCAGCCGTTTCCCGGCTTGCGCCCGTTCGATCATGAAGATCATGCATTCTTCTTCGGAAGGCGCAGCCAGATCGCCTCGCTCTACGGGCTGCTGGATCGCAGCCGGTTCGTCGCCGTCATCGGCAGCTCGGGATCGGGCAAGTCCTCGCTGACCAGAGCCGGCTTGTTGCCGGTACTCGAGGAGGAGAACGAACAATCGCGGTCCGGCAAATGGGCGTGGTGTTCGATGCGGCCAGGCGACGCTCCGCTGGCGTCGCTGGCCGATGCGCTGGCGCAGCTGGCCGACAGCCGCGATGTCGGCGGCACCACCTCGGATATTCGACGCCACCACATCGAGTATCAGCTGGGTCGGTCGAGTTTCGGTCTTGCCGACGCCGTGTCCGAGGCCGGCGTCGGCGCAGACGAGAAATTCGTTCTGGTCGTCGACCAGTTTGAGGAATTGTTCCGTTATGCCGACCGCCCGAGCGAGACGGAGGCCGACCGCTTGCGGGACGCCACCTCCCGGAGCGAAGCCAAGCGGTTTGTCGAATTGCTGATGGAAGGGCGGCGCAGTGCCGACCGCGACATCCGCGTGCTGATCACGATGCGCTCCGACTTCATCGGCGCATGCTCCGATTTCCCGGGGCTGCCGGAGGCCGTCAGCGCAACGCAATTTCTGGTGCCCGGACTGGAACTCGACCAGATCGAGCAGATCATTACCGAACCGATCAAGCGCGCCGGCGCTACGATCGATCCTGCACTTGTACAGCAACTGCTGACGGACGCGCAGGGAGAACCGGATCAGCTGCCCGTGCTCCAGCACTGTTTGCTGCAACTCTGGCAGCAGGCCGGAGTGGTGGCTTCGCAGCCGTCCGAGCAGGCGCCGGCGGGCGACGCGCCCGCCGAACCTGGTGAGGGTCATCCGTCGCTCGCTCGGCACATCGACCCCGGTTGTTACGTTGCAGTCGGCAAGATGTCTGGCGCACTTTCGGTTCATGCCGAGAAGCTGCTGCCGAAGCTACGTGAGGAGGCCGTCGGGGCGGTGTTTCGGGCGCTGTCCGATATCAAGGACGGGCGGGCAATCCGTCGCGCCCTGTCCTATGCGCAGCTTCGTGACGAGTGCGGCGTTCCGGACGAAGAGCTCCGCAGGATCGTCGACCTGTTTCGCGCCGATGACTGCTCGTTCCTCGTCACATCGCCGGCAGGGATCGCCAATGTAACGGACGATACCGTCATCGACATCGGCCATGAGGCGCTGTTGCGGCGCTGGGAACGGATACGCGGCCTGCCGGGAGCGACCGGCGATGCCGGTGACAAGATGCCGATCGGATGGCTTGCGCAGGAGCAGAAGGACGGTCGGAAATATCAGATGTTGCTATCGATGCTCGATGGCGACCGCCGCAGCAACAAGGTCGAAGGCATCGAGCGACACTGGGACTGGTGGCGGAAAGGTTCTCGAACACCGAAATGGGCCGAACGTTATGGCGGCAATTTCGCAAGCGTCGAGGATATGCTGCGCCGCGGGCTCGCCTATCAGAGAAGATCCCTGTGGCTGACGGGGTCGATGGCTGTTGCTGGCGGAGTGCTCGTCCTCTGGGTCGGGTATCTGCAATACCGCAATCACGTCGACACCGCGGAACGAGCGACGCAGCAAGCGCGTGCAGACGAGAACCGCCGGCTTGCAGACCAGAATTTCGCCAGATCGATCTCGAATGCACAGGCGTTTCTCGACAGGACGCTCGCGGCACTCAACGCCGGTGACATGAAAATCGCGGCGGCGGTGAGCATGGAGGAGGCCGCGCAAGCCGCCGTCAACAACATCCAGGAAGCGGAAGGCCAGAGCGCCGTTCAGTCTGGATTCGACCCGTCGCCGGAAACCCTGTCGCTGGAAATCAAGCTCGACAACACCGCGACAGACATCCTCATCAGGAGCAAGAACTCGGAAGACGAGGCGCGCAAGCGCGCGACACGCGCGCTGCAACTGGCCGAGAAGCTGGTGGTGCTGCAGCCAAATAGTGACGGCGCGCAAGGTCTGCTTTATGAGACCAAATTCCGCTCGGCCGATGTGTTGGCTGAAAAGCAGCCCCAGGCTGCGCTCGCGCTATATCGCGAAGCCAGGGAAATTGCGCAAAAGCTTGCGGACAAGTCACCAGGCGACGGAGAGCGGCAGTATCACCTCGCCTTTAGCACGGTGAAGATCGGCGAAGTGTTCAGGGACGACCAGAAATACGGCGAGGCGCGACAGCAATTCGAACTGGCGTTACCGATCGCGGACAAACTTGCCGTCGATCATCCGGACAACCCCGTATGGGCGGCATATGCGCCGAATACGATGTCGAAACTCGCCGGCGTGATGGCCAGGCAATCGCCTCCCGACCTCGACCGGGCACTTCAATTGTATGACGCCGCACTCAAGCGCCAGAATGGGCTGGCCGAACGTTTTCCAACCAACAGCGTGGTGATTTCGAACCGGATTACGACGCGGCGTGGCAGGGCCGAGGTCCTGGCCAGGAAGGGTGAGTGGGCCAGGGCGAGCGCCGAATTCGAGGAAGTCGTTGCTGGCCGGGAGACGCTGGTCGACGCGGATCGCAACAACATGACGTCGCTTGAATATCTCGCCATGGACTACGAGAGGGCTGTCTCGTTGCTATTTGGTCAGCTTGACGCCGGCGCCGGCGAGGCTTCGCTGCCGACTGCCGATCTCCTAAACAAGGCTGTCACCGTCGAGACCAAGGCACACGACGCCTGGCTGAAGCTTACGAAGGTCGACCCGAAGAATTCGAATTGGCAGAAGAGCCTGACGGAGTCCGGCAAGAGGCGCGACGCACTGAACCTGCGTCTCGACGCGATCAAGGCGCCTCAAGAAGCTGCGCGACAGTGA
- a CDS encoding MAPEG family protein, producing the protein MTRELFWLSLTVILTGLLWIPYIINRCQVRGLSGAMGNPSRNDKPHAEWANRLMFAHDNAVENLVIFAPLVLILNAADYSTKWTVLACAVYFWARVAHLIVYTLGLPVFRTLAFTVGFIAQAVLALAIFKIV; encoded by the coding sequence ATGACGCGCGAACTGTTCTGGCTGTCGCTGACGGTGATCCTGACCGGGCTGCTGTGGATTCCCTACATCATCAACCGCTGCCAGGTGCGCGGCCTCTCCGGCGCCATGGGCAATCCCTCGCGCAACGACAAGCCACACGCGGAATGGGCCAACCGGCTGATGTTCGCCCACGACAACGCGGTCGAAAATCTCGTGATCTTCGCGCCGCTGGTCTTGATCCTCAACGCGGCCGACTATTCCACCAAATGGACCGTGCTGGCCTGCGCCGTCTATTTCTGGGCCCGCGTCGCGCATCTGATCGTCTACACGCTCGGCCTGCCGGTGTTCCGCACCCTGGCCTTCACGGTCGGTTTCATCGCCCAGGCGGTGCTGGCGCTCGCGATCTTCAAGATCGTCTAG
- the phaC gene encoding class I poly(R)-hydroxyalkanoic acid synthase: protein MSNVSTDTQAAPKFNAEAFAMNIARAMESSGQALAAYLKPRQTGEVRDKPPNELGEVIKTFSVIAEYWLADKERASSLQMQLGKDYLDLWGSAVRRMAGEADAKPAIAPAPRDKRFQDPEWKSNQFFDFILQLYLLTAKWAQQLVHDADGIDPHTRKKAEFYVQQITNALAPSNFVLTNPEVLRATVETNGDNLVRGMKMLAEDIEAGHGTLRIRQSDSSNLEVGVNMATTPGKVIYQNELMQLIQYSPTTENVLRTPLLIVPPWINKFYILDLRPEKSYVKWCVDQGITVFVISWVNPDKELGKKTWADYMAEGPLTAMDVIEKVTGEMKVHTAGYCVGGTMLASTLAYLAEKRRQRVTSATFFAAQVDFTHAGDLLVFVDEDQISALERDMQESGVLEGSKMAMAFNMLRSNDLIWSYVVNNYLKGQSPSSFDLLHWNSDATRMPSSNHSYYLRNCYLENRLSTGTMVLDNTLLDLSKVKVPVYNLAAREDHIAPAESVLYGSQFFGGPVRYVLSGSGHIAGVVNPPASKKYQYWTNDNIKDIKLADWLKGAEEHKGSWWPDWRGWLESHDPETVPARIVGSNGASVLEDAPGSYVRVRA from the coding sequence ATGAGCAACGTCAGTACCGACACCCAAGCCGCCCCGAAATTCAACGCCGAAGCCTTCGCCATGAACATCGCGCGAGCGATGGAGAGCAGCGGCCAGGCGCTGGCAGCCTATCTCAAGCCACGCCAGACCGGGGAAGTCCGCGACAAGCCGCCGAACGAGCTCGGTGAGGTCATCAAGACCTTCAGCGTGATCGCCGAATACTGGCTGGCCGACAAGGAGCGCGCCTCCTCGCTGCAGATGCAGCTCGGCAAGGATTACCTCGATCTCTGGGGATCGGCCGTGCGCCGCATGGCCGGCGAAGCCGACGCCAAGCCGGCGATCGCGCCGGCCCCGCGCGACAAGCGCTTCCAGGATCCGGAATGGAAGTCGAATCAGTTCTTCGACTTCATCCTCCAGCTTTATCTGCTGACCGCGAAATGGGCGCAGCAGCTGGTCCACGACGCCGACGGAATCGATCCTCACACCCGCAAGAAGGCCGAATTCTACGTCCAGCAGATCACCAACGCGCTGGCGCCGTCGAATTTCGTGCTGACGAATCCGGAAGTGCTGCGCGCCACGGTCGAGACCAATGGCGACAATCTGGTCCGCGGCATGAAGATGCTGGCCGAGGATATCGAGGCCGGTCACGGCACGCTGCGGATCCGCCAGTCCGATTCGAGCAACCTCGAGGTCGGCGTCAACATGGCGACGACGCCGGGCAAGGTGATCTACCAGAACGAGCTGATGCAGCTGATCCAGTATTCGCCGACGACGGAGAACGTGCTGCGCACGCCGCTGCTGATCGTGCCGCCATGGATCAACAAGTTCTACATCCTCGATCTGCGCCCCGAGAAATCCTACGTCAAATGGTGCGTCGACCAGGGCATCACGGTGTTCGTGATCTCCTGGGTCAATCCGGACAAGGAGCTCGGCAAGAAGACCTGGGCCGACTACATGGCCGAAGGCCCGCTCACGGCGATGGACGTGATCGAGAAGGTCACCGGCGAGATGAAGGTGCACACCGCCGGCTATTGCGTCGGCGGCACCATGCTCGCCTCGACGCTCGCCTATCTCGCCGAGAAGCGCCGCCAGCGCGTGACGTCGGCGACGTTCTTTGCCGCGCAGGTCGACTTCACCCACGCCGGCGACCTCCTGGTGTTCGTCGACGAGGACCAGATCTCGGCGCTGGAACGCGACATGCAGGAATCCGGCGTGCTCGAGGGCAGCAAGATGGCCATGGCCTTCAACATGCTGCGCTCGAACGACCTGATCTGGTCGTATGTCGTGAACAATTATCTGAAGGGCCAATCGCCCTCCTCGTTCGACCTTCTGCACTGGAATTCGGACGCGACGCGGATGCCCTCGTCGAACCACTCCTACTATCTGCGCAACTGCTATCTGGAGAACCGGCTGTCGACCGGCACGATGGTGCTCGACAACACGCTGCTCGATCTGTCGAAGGTGAAGGTGCCGGTCTACAACCTCGCGGCACGCGAGGATCACATCGCACCGGCGGAATCGGTGCTCTACGGCTCGCAGTTCTTCGGCGGCCCGGTGAGATATGTGCTGTCCGGCTCCGGCCATATCGCCGGCGTGGTCAATCCGCCGGCCTCGAAGAAGTACCAGTACTGGACCAACGACAACATCAAGGACATCAAGCTCGCCGACTGGCTTAAGGGCGCCGAGGAACACAAGGGATCGTGGTGGCCCGACTGGCGCGGCTGGCTGGAAAGCCATGATCCGGAGACGGTGCCGGCGCGCATTGTGGGCTCGAACGGGGCGTCGGTGCTCGAGGACGCTCCGGGCAGCTATGTCCGCGTCCGCGCGTAG